In one Arenibacter antarcticus genomic region, the following are encoded:
- a CDS encoding sugar phosphate isomerase/epimerase, with translation MPKLAVFPKAFMQELCKDGTMKVSQWIDLAVKLDIDGLEWYAGFLEMEDQSNWPIFREQVERNGKVIPMLCCSPDFTHPDATFREAEIKKQIHWIEMTHTLGGSYCRVLSGQRRPELTMEEGVAYAADCIKQCLPHAEKLGITLILENHYKDDFWEYPEFAQQMDVFCDLVSRIDHPNFGVNYDPSNTFLAGEDPLELLYRVSDRVVTMHASDRYLKEGTIEDLRKEEGGATGYAKRLSHGEIGKGLNDYDAIFKELKRVGFDGWISIEDGVDGMDQLERSVTFVRRKIKEYWPDFE, from the coding sequence TTGCCAAAATTAGCTGTATTCCCAAAAGCATTTATGCAAGAACTTTGTAAGGATGGAACCATGAAGGTTTCACAATGGATCGACCTGGCCGTTAAGCTGGATATTGATGGATTGGAATGGTATGCCGGGTTCTTGGAAATGGAAGATCAATCCAACTGGCCCATTTTCAGGGAACAGGTAGAACGTAACGGGAAAGTAATTCCAATGCTGTGCTGCTCTCCAGATTTCACCCATCCAGATGCCACCTTTAGGGAAGCAGAAATAAAGAAACAGATCCATTGGATAGAAATGACCCATACCTTAGGGGGGTCTTATTGTCGAGTATTGTCTGGCCAACGTAGACCGGAATTAACCATGGAAGAGGGGGTTGCTTATGCTGCCGACTGCATAAAGCAATGTCTGCCCCATGCTGAAAAGCTTGGGATAACCCTGATTCTGGAGAACCATTATAAGGACGATTTCTGGGAATATCCCGAGTTTGCTCAGCAAATGGATGTTTTTTGCGATTTGGTATCGCGTATAGATCATCCGAATTTTGGAGTTAACTACGATCCTAGTAATACCTTTTTGGCTGGTGAGGATCCGTTGGAACTACTATACCGCGTTTCGGACCGAGTGGTGACCATGCACGCCAGTGATCGCTACCTAAAAGAAGGGACTATAGAAGATCTACGCAAGGAAGAAGGTGGGGCCACAGGTTATGCCAAAAGATTGAGTCATGGGGAAATAGGAAAGGGATTGAACGATTATGATGCCATTTTTAAAGAATTGAAAAGAGTGGGATTCGATGGTTGGATCAGTATAGAAGACGGTGTGGATGGTATGGACCAATTAGAACGCAGCGTGACTTTTGTAAGAAGAAAAATAAAGGAATATTGGCCCGATTTTGAATAG
- a CDS encoding PLP-dependent aminotransferase family protein, which yields MQIVYQFINAVKSNLLEDDNRLPGSRKISEELQVHRKTIVAALSELQEQGWIETLPNIGSIVRNPELSPTQSKNSKAFQHPPEKAAFHFKKDFILDTPIEKKQEKLFFTDGTPDYRIIKSEELVRFYTSVIRRKKQSGPFLNTIDDSLLFRDQLSYYLNLTRGFHLSRDFLLPVAGLEQVHSILSRLLINTGDIVLVEELSYFLPNMIYNQAGAKMKTIPVDADGMNIDYIQNHYKPGEIRLVYINSTCQYPTTVRLSKRRKKQLLDLAEAYNFIVIEDDSDFEFSMIKNKKESLFRINGGNRIIYVGTFGRFLNPGFQMNFLIAPKDLLQEAAKYLNIFGKPDTMMEKALRELIHQGDIHRYQRKSKKVIAERKEMFAELLNTHFNNNILFNIPQAGLAFWIRFNTSFSLTQLQKNAGEKGLFIPSVCLYQNRSITALRLGFAHFNQQEMEEAVKVLDEAYWEVVE from the coding sequence ATGCAAATTGTTTATCAGTTTATTAATGCCGTAAAAAGTAACCTTTTAGAAGATGATAACCGACTTCCTGGCAGTAGGAAAATTTCCGAAGAGCTTCAAGTACACAGAAAGACAATTGTAGCCGCTTTGTCAGAACTACAAGAACAAGGGTGGATAGAAACGCTACCAAACATTGGCTCTATCGTTAGAAATCCTGAGCTTTCCCCCACTCAATCCAAAAATTCCAAAGCTTTTCAGCATCCTCCAGAAAAGGCTGCGTTTCATTTCAAAAAGGATTTTATATTAGATACACCGATAGAAAAAAAACAAGAAAAATTATTTTTCACTGATGGCACACCAGATTATCGCATTATTAAATCGGAGGAACTAGTTCGTTTTTACACTTCGGTAATTCGAAGAAAAAAACAATCAGGTCCTTTCTTAAATACCATTGATGACAGTCTGTTATTTAGGGACCAACTCAGTTATTATCTAAATTTAACCCGAGGCTTTCATCTTTCTAGGGATTTTTTGCTGCCCGTAGCTGGATTGGAGCAGGTTCATTCCATTTTATCGCGTTTACTGATCAATACAGGCGATATTGTTTTGGTTGAAGAGCTCAGTTACTTTTTACCCAATATGATTTATAATCAAGCGGGTGCCAAAATGAAAACAATTCCGGTGGATGCGGACGGAATGAACATTGATTATATTCAAAACCATTATAAACCCGGCGAGATACGATTGGTTTACATCAACAGCACATGCCAATATCCCACCACCGTTCGTCTTTCCAAAAGGCGGAAAAAGCAATTGCTAGATTTGGCAGAAGCATACAATTTCATTGTAATTGAAGATGATAGTGATTTTGAATTTTCTATGATAAAAAACAAAAAAGAATCTCTATTTAGAATAAACGGCGGCAATCGCATCATTTATGTTGGCACTTTCGGACGGTTTTTAAATCCAGGTTTTCAAATGAATTTTTTAATAGCTCCGAAAGACCTTTTGCAGGAAGCAGCAAAATATCTGAATATCTTTGGTAAACCAGATACAATGATGGAAAAAGCTTTGAGAGAGCTCATTCACCAAGGAGACATTCATCGATACCAAAGAAAGTCCAAAAAAGTAATCGCTGAGCGGAAAGAAATGTTTGCCGAACTACTCAACACGCATTTTAATAACAACATTCTATTTAATATACCGCAAGCTGGTTTAGCTTTTTGGATTCGGTTTAATACCTCATTTTCCTTGACGCAATTGCAAAAAAATGCAGGAGAAAAAGGACTCTTTATTCCAAGTGTTTGCCTCTATCAAAATCGATCGATAACCGCTCTAAGACTGGGATTTGCACATTTTAATCAGCAGGAAATGGAAGAAGCCGTGAAAGTGCTAGATGAGGCTTATTGGGAAGTGGTTGAGTAG
- a CDS encoding orotidine 5'-phosphate decarboxylase / HUMPS family protein, whose translation MKPIVQISLDLTNIDEALETAAMALRAGVDWLEAGTPLILAEGLHGVRKLREAFPGIPIVADLKTMDGGYLEAEMMAKAGATHVVVMARAHIETIKVVVQAGKDYGVKVMGDNLGCPDMIQGARLLEDLGCDYVIHHIGYDERRGIAAQGLKMPSPLDQLREVVNAVNIPVQAVGGLSLEQAIRCPEYGAPMVVLGAPLTIDADSFKTADGDLESSLRLICERIHAYGNVSK comes from the coding sequence ATGAAACCCATTGTACAAATTTCCCTAGACCTTACCAATATCGATGAAGCTTTAGAAACTGCCGCCATGGCATTAAGGGCCGGAGTGGATTGGCTGGAGGCGGGCACTCCACTTATTTTGGCCGAAGGCCTTCACGGAGTTAGAAAATTAAGGGAAGCCTTTCCGGGTATTCCGATTGTAGCCGATCTAAAAACTATGGACGGAGGTTATTTGGAAGCGGAAATGATGGCTAAGGCTGGTGCTACACATGTTGTAGTTATGGCTAGGGCGCATATAGAGACCATCAAGGTTGTAGTACAGGCTGGTAAAGATTATGGCGTAAAAGTAATGGGGGACAACCTGGGGTGTCCAGACATGATTCAAGGTGCAAGATTGCTGGAAGATTTGGGGTGCGATTATGTTATTCACCATATTGGATATGATGAACGCAGAGGAATTGCCGCACAAGGATTAAAAATGCCCAGTCCATTAGATCAATTAAGAGAGGTGGTAAATGCAGTAAATATTCCGGTGCAAGCGGTAGGCGGACTTAGTTTAGAGCAGGCGATACGTTGTCCAGAATACGGCGCACCCATGGTGGTTTTAGGAGCCCCGTTGACTATTGATGCCGACTCTTTTAAAACAGCCGATGGAGATCTGGAAAGTTCATTGCGATTAATATGCGAGAGAATCCATGCCTATGGGAATGTCTCAAAATAA
- a CDS encoding TonB-dependent siderophore receptor — protein MKKLLATLILLAAIPSFSQQNNTLPDPDLEINELDEVIIQGNRLQTPFSESTRDIQVITQKQIQALPAKSLNEVLSFISGVDIRQRGPFGTQTDISIDGGTSEQTLVLINGVKMLDSQTAHNMMNIPVPLSAIDHIEVIRGAAARVYGINALTGAINIVTKKSKLSTVSVDIRAGSSFKGKDDGDGGGIYGGGAAEVTGVYGSDTQSQLFSLAQSNSNGQRYNSASKNTRLFYSGNYDFNSNNSIQAMAGYAQSHFGANGFYAAPGDINSEEHVKSSVFSLSSKHTWGDFTLSPRISDRYGEDDYRYFKEDISRGRSIHYTNALMLELNSSLKTGIGTFGFGWESRLEKINSSNIGEHERDNHGVYAELKSFLSEKLRGTIGLYGNYNTDFGYQMYPGLDLAYRINHHWKIAASIGSGQRIPSFTDLYLDQRPGNIGNALLQPENAWNYEGNIQYQNGNLQLKTGYFYRQISEFIDWVREDPSTPYSPINLGKNTMHGIYGRMQQDFELAGKQSFGYQVSYNYLRPSVETSTEIQSKYILESLKHQLVAGVHYSINDFSFQIKNRWLQRELANAYNVADVRLNYKVQNFLLYTEITNLFNATYKEAGAVPMPTRWFGLGVTYQWGQG, from the coding sequence ATGAAAAAACTATTAGCGACATTAATTCTATTAGCTGCCATACCTAGCTTCTCGCAACAAAATAATACGCTTCCCGATCCAGACCTGGAAATTAACGAGTTGGATGAAGTTATTATTCAAGGAAACCGATTGCAAACTCCTTTTAGTGAGTCCACACGAGATATTCAGGTCATTACCCAGAAACAAATTCAGGCCCTTCCTGCGAAATCACTCAACGAGGTTTTATCTTTTATAAGTGGTGTGGACATTCGGCAGCGTGGTCCGTTTGGAACACAGACTGATATTTCTATTGATGGTGGAACTTCAGAGCAAACTTTGGTGCTGATTAATGGGGTAAAAATGTTAGACTCTCAAACTGCCCACAACATGATGAATATTCCAGTTCCTTTGAGTGCTATAGATCATATTGAAGTCATTAGAGGTGCTGCAGCTCGGGTTTATGGGATCAATGCCCTTACTGGAGCTATTAATATTGTTACCAAAAAGAGCAAACTCTCAACTGTATCTGTAGATATAAGGGCCGGAAGTTCTTTTAAAGGCAAGGATGACGGTGACGGTGGAGGAATTTACGGAGGCGGAGCAGCTGAGGTTACAGGAGTTTACGGATCTGATACCCAGAGTCAGCTTTTTTCATTGGCCCAAAGCAACTCTAACGGACAGCGCTACAATTCGGCCTCAAAAAATACGCGTCTTTTTTATAGCGGAAATTATGATTTTAATTCAAATAACAGCATTCAGGCAATGGCAGGCTACGCTCAAAGCCACTTTGGTGCCAACGGGTTTTATGCTGCTCCAGGTGATATTAATTCGGAAGAACATGTAAAGTCATCTGTTTTTAGTCTGTCCTCTAAGCATACTTGGGGTGATTTTACTCTTTCTCCTAGAATCAGTGATCGCTATGGGGAAGATGACTACCGTTATTTTAAAGAGGATATAAGTAGAGGACGGTCTATACACTATACCAACGCGTTGATGCTTGAATTGAATAGTAGCCTTAAAACAGGAATAGGAACTTTTGGTTTTGGTTGGGAGTCCCGATTAGAAAAAATTAACAGTTCAAATATTGGTGAACATGAGCGCGATAATCACGGTGTATATGCAGAATTAAAAAGCTTTCTAAGTGAAAAACTAAGAGGAACTATCGGTCTATATGGCAACTATAACACGGATTTTGGCTATCAGATGTATCCAGGGTTAGATTTGGCTTACCGTATCAATCATCACTGGAAAATAGCTGCGAGTATCGGTTCTGGGCAGCGCATCCCTTCGTTCACGGACTTATACCTTGATCAGCGACCTGGAAATATTGGAAATGCCTTGCTTCAACCCGAAAACGCATGGAACTATGAGGGAAATATTCAGTACCAAAATGGAAACCTACAGTTGAAAACCGGTTATTTTTATCGCCAGATTTCTGAATTTATCGATTGGGTTAGAGAGGATCCCTCAACACCTTATTCTCCAATTAATTTGGGAAAAAATACAATGCACGGCATTTACGGAAGAATGCAGCAGGATTTTGAATTGGCAGGGAAGCAATCCTTTGGATATCAGGTGAGCTATAATTATTTGCGCCCTTCCGTTGAGACTTCAACGGAAATCCAATCGAAATATATTTTAGAGTCTTTGAAGCATCAGTTAGTGGCAGGTGTTCATTATAGTATCAACGACTTTTCATTTCAAATTAAAAACAGATGGTTACAGCGAGAACTTGCCAATGCCTATAACGTAGCCGATGTTCGCTTAAATTACAAAGTTCAAAACTTCCTTTTATACACCGAGATAACTAACCTATTCAATGCCACGTACAAAGAAGCGGGTGCCGTTCCTATGCCCACGCGTTGGTTTGGATTGGGCGTTACATATCAATGGGGACAGGGTTAA
- a CDS encoding DUF4202 domain-containing protein — translation MAVENKFENAIERFDAANKEDPNTELWQGKTYPKELLYAIRMTDKLKSFAPNASEALQLTARSQHIQRWEIPRDTFEMGRKGYLKWRQTLQKFHVEKASFILKEVGYEQEIIDQVAFLLQKKQLQKNVETQTLEDVICLVFLEYYFEDFSAKHPEEKQLDVLQKTWRKMSPKGHEAALQLPLSHQAKNTITKAIKG, via the coding sequence ATGGCAGTAGAAAATAAATTTGAAAATGCAATTGAGCGGTTTGACGCTGCCAATAAAGAAGATCCCAATACCGAACTATGGCAAGGCAAAACCTACCCAAAAGAGCTGCTGTACGCCATTAGGATGACAGATAAATTAAAGAGCTTTGCTCCAAATGCCTCCGAAGCTCTGCAATTAACGGCTCGCTCCCAGCATATTCAAAGATGGGAGATTCCGAGGGATACCTTCGAGATGGGGAGAAAAGGCTATCTTAAATGGCGACAGACCCTACAAAAATTTCATGTAGAAAAAGCTTCATTCATTTTAAAAGAGGTAGGGTATGAGCAGGAAATCATCGATCAAGTAGCCTTTTTGTTGCAAAAAAAACAATTGCAAAAAAATGTGGAAACCCAGACTCTGGAGGATGTAATCTGTTTGGTATTCCTAGAATACTATTTTGAGGATTTTTCAGCAAAACATCCAGAGGAAAAGCAATTGGATGTACTGCAAAAAACCTGGCGAAAAATGTCTCCTAAAGGACATGAAGCGGCACTACAACTCCCATTGTCCCATCAAGCGAAAAATACAATAACAAAAGCCATAAAAGGGTAA
- a CDS encoding saccharopine dehydrogenase family protein, protein MGHKIVIAGAGGIASAVALIIAEWGEDSPQLFIGNRTLDKAQGVAQWIKDGVTKSCEVKAFLLSENDTTSEMASVFSQADILLDCLPGSLAPRMAGYAKEYGLHYVNLTEYVAETKEIMALAKDAETGFVLQSGLAPGYIDLLAHHLFLEFCKENGVDKVGSLEFKVGALTHHAVAPHYYGFTWSPVGVATEYIKDAETLRNYKIKQRPSLSERATIIIDGIAYEEDLTSGGAADLPHALEGKVGSLDYKTLRHPGHYAWVDQQIKGMEKDDDTIGALQRIMGAVIPHMEDDQIVLYAAVEGKDAKGTLRRKEIANKIYPQKIGKHTLKAIQTTTAVPMIQAAYHLLTSNSKGLILQSQLDPLPFLNGKFVTPVYGEIKK, encoded by the coding sequence ATGGGACACAAAATAGTTATTGCTGGCGCTGGTGGGATTGCTAGTGCCGTTGCACTTATTATAGCGGAGTGGGGTGAAGATTCTCCACAGCTTTTTATTGGAAACCGAACCTTGGACAAAGCGCAAGGGGTTGCCCAATGGATTAAAGATGGGGTCACGAAATCCTGCGAGGTGAAGGCCTTCCTTCTTTCAGAAAATGATACGACTAGTGAGATGGCGTCGGTTTTTAGTCAGGCAGATATTTTGCTCGATTGTCTGCCGGGGAGTTTGGCCCCTAGAATGGCGGGTTATGCCAAAGAGTATGGCCTTCATTACGTTAACCTAACGGAATACGTGGCTGAAACCAAGGAGATTATGGCATTGGCCAAGGATGCTGAAACTGGTTTTGTTCTTCAATCTGGTTTGGCACCAGGGTATATCGATTTATTGGCGCATCATCTGTTTTTGGAATTTTGTAAGGAAAACGGCGTAGATAAGGTCGGTTCCTTAGAGTTTAAGGTAGGTGCCTTAACGCACCATGCCGTAGCACCACATTATTATGGCTTTACCTGGAGTCCGGTTGGCGTGGCTACAGAATATATTAAAGATGCCGAAACATTGCGGAATTATAAAATAAAACAGCGTCCATCCCTATCGGAAAGGGCCACCATTATTATAGACGGAATTGCCTATGAGGAAGACCTAACTTCCGGTGGTGCAGCCGATCTGCCCCATGCCTTGGAAGGAAAGGTGGGGAGCTTAGATTATAAAACCTTGAGACATCCGGGCCATTATGCGTGGGTAGACCAACAGATTAAAGGAATGGAAAAGGACGATGATACTATAGGGGCCTTACAACGGATAATGGGTGCTGTAATTCCACATATGGAGGACGATCAAATTGTACTCTATGCCGCAGTAGAAGGGAAAGATGCTAAAGGAACTCTTAGAAGAAAGGAAATAGCCAATAAAATCTACCCTCAAAAAATAGGGAAACATACACTAAAAGCAATACAGACAACCACCGCAGTACCTATGATACAAGCTGCTTATCATTTGTTAACCTCTAATTCAAAAGGATTGATCTTACAAAGTCAGCTTGACCCATTACCCTTTCTGAACGGGAAATTTGTAACTCCTGTTTATGGGGAAATTAAAAAATGA
- a CDS encoding SDR family NAD(P)-dependent oxidoreductase, which translates to MRLSSKIILITGGYTGIGRAIARRCVAEGAKVMVNGLEEDRGKSLVEELGAENASAFTIDITNPQAPQKLVAETLRTYGKLDAVVNNAAFIGSSNINTTDIPLLERMFAVNTIAPLSIIQAALPHLSKVHGCVLNIGSINAWGGEPNLLGYSISKGALMTMTRNLGDSLFREYGVRVNQINPGWVLTEKEILNKEQQGMKSDWYKDIPSIFAPAGRIFTPEEIATACLYWLSDECGPVSAQVMDLEQFPVIGRNLPKSWEGSH; encoded by the coding sequence ATGAGATTAAGTTCTAAAATTATATTGATAACAGGTGGTTACACAGGTATTGGTCGCGCTATAGCAAGACGCTGTGTAGCAGAAGGTGCCAAGGTGATGGTAAACGGTCTAGAGGAAGATCGCGGAAAGAGCCTTGTGGAAGAACTGGGAGCGGAAAACGCCAGCGCATTCACCATAGATATTACCAATCCCCAAGCTCCGCAGAAATTGGTAGCAGAAACCCTTAGAACCTATGGCAAGCTGGACGCAGTGGTTAATAATGCCGCGTTTATTGGGTCTTCTAATATAAATACTACAGACATTCCTCTTTTGGAGCGAATGTTTGCGGTGAATACCATTGCTCCATTAAGCATTATTCAGGCTGCTTTGCCCCACTTATCCAAAGTGCACGGATGTGTGCTGAATATTGGCTCTATTAACGCTTGGGGAGGGGAACCTAATTTATTGGGCTATAGTATTTCTAAAGGAGCGTTGATGACCATGACTAGAAATTTGGGAGATAGCCTGTTTCGGGAATATGGAGTACGGGTGAATCAGATCAACCCTGGATGGGTGCTTACGGAAAAGGAAATTTTGAATAAGGAGCAGCAGGGAATGAAAAGCGATTGGTACAAGGATATCCCCAGTATTTTTGCACCTGCAGGCCGAATTTTTACTCCGGAGGAAATTGCAACCGCTTGTCTGTATTGGCTTTCGGACGAATGTGGGCCGGTAAGTGCACAGGTCATGGATTTGGAACAATTTCCTGTAATAGGACGGAATCTGCCCAAAAGCTGGGAAGGGTCGCATTGA
- a CDS encoding zinc-binding dehydrogenase: protein MKSIGVVNYAPEKGSVEIREVARPEIGEEDVLLEVANVGVCGSDLHQWTADHSWPVNYPVVLGHEFGGHIVELGSRVKDWKEGDRVVSETAAVIDLNNPMSKQGLYNLDPTRKGFGYGVNGAMTRFVKVPARCLHKVPDHLPFEQACLTEPCSVAYNAVVVNSPIKPGDRVIVLGPGTIGILCAAMARLCGAEVALIGLESDRGRLEIAKQYGCEGIVGDATEWAHKKDGLGADCIIDAAGASATLKIALELVRPNGHITKVGWGPQPLNFSLDPLVQKNVTLQGSFSHNWPIWEKVLSLLASGQLDVKPIIGGVWEMSDWREAFEQMHSGKVVKSVLRPN, encoded by the coding sequence ATGAAGTCGATTGGAGTTGTAAACTATGCCCCTGAAAAGGGCAGTGTAGAAATAAGGGAAGTCGCCAGACCAGAAATTGGAGAAGAAGATGTGCTGTTGGAAGTGGCCAACGTAGGAGTTTGTGGTAGCGATTTGCATCAATGGACGGCAGATCATAGTTGGCCCGTAAATTATCCCGTAGTGTTGGGTCATGAATTTGGGGGACATATTGTAGAACTAGGCAGTAGGGTAAAGGATTGGAAAGAAGGAGATAGGGTAGTTAGCGAGACCGCAGCAGTTATAGACCTTAATAACCCGATGAGCAAACAAGGGCTTTATAACTTAGATCCCACTAGAAAAGGGTTTGGATATGGAGTAAATGGGGCTATGACGCGCTTTGTAAAGGTGCCTGCGCGTTGTCTTCACAAAGTACCAGATCACCTTCCCTTTGAACAAGCTTGTCTTACAGAACCCTGTTCCGTGGCCTATAATGCGGTAGTAGTGAATTCCCCTATTAAGCCTGGGGACCGGGTAATTGTCTTGGGTCCAGGGACCATTGGTATCCTATGTGCTGCTATGGCCCGGTTATGCGGTGCAGAAGTAGCTTTAATAGGATTGGAATCCGATCGAGGAAGGTTGGAAATTGCCAAACAATATGGTTGTGAAGGCATTGTTGGGGACGCAACGGAATGGGCCCATAAAAAAGATGGTTTGGGAGCCGACTGTATAATTGACGCTGCAGGGGCAAGTGCTACTTTAAAAATTGCCTTAGAATTGGTTAGGCCTAATGGTCATATTACCAAAGTAGGGTGGGGGCCACAACCTTTAAACTTTTCCTTGGATCCCCTAGTACAGAAAAATGTGACGCTTCAGGGAAGTTTTAGCCATAATTGGCCTATTTGGGAAAAAGTACTCTCGCTTTTGGCCTCAGGCCAACTGGATGTTAAACCTATAATTGGTGGAGTCTGGGAAATGAGCGATTGGAGAGAGGCATTTGAACAAATGCATAGTGGTAAAGTAGTTAAAAGTGTTTTAAGACCTAATTAA
- a CDS encoding D-2-hydroxyacid dehydrogenase, with product MKIVILDGYTLNPGDLSWEGLEALGSLTVYDRTPYDSAKIVEAIGDATIVFTNKTPLPKEVLEKVPAVKYIGVLATGFNIVDIAAAKSLGMKVTNVPTYGTTGVAQMTMALLLEMCHHVGEHNRAVKDGQWTNSKDFCFWNYPLIALEGKTMGIIGFGSIGRATAKLAEAFGMKILTSGSRKRPELENKNIKQVEMEELLSQSDVISLHCPLTPETEGIINTANISKMKDGVMLINTSRGPLIVEEDLKTALDSGKIAFAAVDVVSQEPINADNPLLQAENCIITPHIAWAPLDSRRNLMNSAVENLEAFIKGSPQNVVN from the coding sequence ATGAAGATCGTTATTTTGGATGGATACACCCTTAACCCCGGTGATTTAAGCTGGGAAGGTTTAGAAGCTTTGGGATCCCTGACCGTTTATGATAGAACTCCCTATGATTCCGCTAAAATTGTGGAAGCCATTGGCGATGCAACTATTGTCTTTACCAATAAGACCCCCTTGCCTAAAGAGGTGTTGGAGAAAGTGCCTGCCGTAAAATATATTGGCGTTTTGGCCACGGGATTCAATATAGTGGATATAGCTGCTGCAAAATCTCTGGGAATGAAAGTTACCAATGTACCAACCTACGGAACTACCGGGGTGGCACAAATGACTATGGCGCTATTGTTGGAAATGTGCCATCATGTTGGAGAACACAATCGTGCTGTAAAGGACGGACAATGGACCAACAGCAAGGATTTTTGTTTTTGGAATTACCCATTAATCGCATTGGAAGGCAAAACCATGGGAATTATTGGCTTTGGAAGTATCGGCCGTGCCACCGCAAAATTGGCCGAGGCTTTTGGTATGAAGATCCTTACTTCGGGAAGTCGAAAACGACCAGAACTTGAAAATAAAAATATTAAACAGGTAGAAATGGAGGAGCTTTTGAGTCAATCCGACGTAATAAGCCTTCACTGCCCCTTGACTCCCGAAACAGAAGGTATTATCAATACTGCCAACATTTCCAAAATGAAGGATGGCGTGATGTTGATAAACACCTCTCGCGGACCATTAATTGTGGAAGAGGACTTAAAAACGGCCTTGGACAGTGGGAAAATAGCGTTTGCGGCAGTGGATGTAGTCTCCCAAGAGCCGATTAACGCAGACAATCCTTTGCTCCAGGCAGAAAACTGCATTATTACCCCCCATATTGCATGGGCCCCGTTAGATTCTAGAAGAAATCTTATGAATTCTGCAGTAGAAAATTTGGAAGCATTTATTAAGGGTAGTCCTCAGAACGTAGTAAATTAA